The nucleotide window TAAAGTTTAATATCCAAAACGCGGCATTTTTAATATCTGTTTGTTCAGTGCGAAAATAAAACTTTAGGCCACATTTTGCACAGGCCACGAGTATTTAAGCCTCTTGATATTAGCAAAACTTTAGCATATATTGTATCTGTTAggctgtattatatatatatataaattcacgGTAGATAATTGACACAGACGCAATGCAAACATCACTCAGCGGCTGCTGTATTATGGACTGTTTGTGTTTAGTATGCTAAGATAAttcaagagaaaaaaacaacatgaaataaatatatggaAAAGCATATAGTTTTTCTTAACCAACTATATACTGCAATAATATATTGTCACATTACTTTCCACTTCTCATCAAATCACACAAGCCATACAGGATCTGATTATTGATACTGAATGATGGACCGTCCATGCAAATTTTACAGTTCTACAGAATAGGTTTTTGAAATAGCATAAACAAGCATGAACATGTGTTATTGTAATATCTTACATTCACTGGTTGCTTGTACCTGGGATTGTGCTTTTCACCTTTTCTGCACTGAATGGCAGCAGTGCATGCTTCTGTTGGGACCAGTGAGTGGGGTCATTGTTTGAGATCTAGCACGTTGCTTTTTGATTTGTCTCAGATTTCTGCTCTGAGGACGTGGGCTGAGCAGCTTGTGGCTATAAGCAGCTACTGTGCATGTGTAATGTAATAGCCTTACATTTATTTCtaaagacaataaaaaaaaaggtacatttcACAGTCCAACTTTTGCTAAAGAAGTTGTGTACTCTGCTTTACATAAGAAATATTACTAAGCCATATTTAATTGTAAACTTTTTATAAGAAATTTTATGTGCATTAACTCCATCTCAGTTTaaaggttttatattttatgttaccTTTTATGTTAccaaaagttaaaaataaatacatttccttTGGGAAAGTGCACAGTGTGTAACTTGAAACCTTGAAATTGCATCCCAAGGGATGCAAATTTACCTGGAATGTACCCtacttttctgacagtgtaggtaAATATCAGTCAGAATGCTGGAGTTGTGGTCTTTGTAGTTCATCCCTATGCTCATTCATTGAACATGCATCGTTCATGGGGCCATATCTATTTTAGCTTTTCAGTAGTACCAATCTTCCAAGAGACTTGCAGCATATTCAGCTTGACTGTTGGGGgtcttttattcatttagaGAACTCTTCTATTCACTGTGAATAAGGTGCTGACTATGGGGAGTGGAAGAAGGGGGTGTTTGGGTAAAGATTAAtctcttctctttctattcttttctcctctccctTATTCTCTCCCTCATGTTTCCTTGTGCTTCTCTGTTCTGCTCTCTCAGcgaacacccccccacccccaccccactccaCTCCTCTGCTTCTATTCACCTACTCAGTTGGGGGTTCCATTGGCTAAGATGCAGATGGGTAAAGAATGCACTGAttctttaaaggaaaaaaatggaTGATTATCTGAAACACCTTAAAGGCCCACAGCCATTGAGGATGTGGTTTACTGACTCCAGTTTTTTCTGACTTAACATAATTTGATTAAGTTCAAGTTAAGGTGACTGAGGAACTACAATGCTCACTTTTTCATGGCATGCCATTGTATACAGTTATTCAGAGTGTCAGTATGCAGTAGAGGGTTGGATTCTCTGTCACTCAGCTTTTCAATTCTCCATCCCCCATTTTCTTACTCTCTGCCGAAGATTCTAAAAGAATTTGACCTTAGAGCTCCAGAGGTCAGGTCaactggccaatcagagcacagTTGACAGTGCCCAAAACCCATAGCATGGTCTGACCTGTGACCTTGTGCAGGGTCAGGGGGAAGGGTGAATAGGGAGATGAAAGACAGAGCTGATGGAAAGAGGGTTGGGTTAAGAGGGGTTATAGGTTGTTGTGGTGATGCCCATTGTCCTTGTAAATGTGTTGCCATAGCAGCAAGGTGGTCACCGGCCTGTTGCAGGAGTGACGAAAACATTGTCCATGCTGTGGTGTATTAACAATACAGTTTGTACACATAACAAATGAATGTTTATAGTGATGTTTGCAACTTTGTCTCAAGTTTTTGCAGCCTTTAGCcttggttatatatatatatcaaaggtAATTAAAGTTCCTGCGAATGTGATGTATGATGAGATATGCCTAATTCCTGTTCTTCTCTATTGATATTTTTTAGATGATCAGCTGTCTGTGAAATCACCATCCACCTCCCTTGCTTCAGAAGCTACCTCatcttcttcatcctcctcttccccATCTTCTCTTCATGACTGCCAGCCTCCTTTGGCCCCAAGGCCATCCCCTGGGGGCCTGCATGCCCCATCCCTCCCCAATGAAAATTCTTCCCCTCCACACTGGGCCAGCCACATCACCCCATATACCACATCTCTTCCAAACACTCACTCTTCTCTTTCCCCAGATTTCCCGCACCCATCTCTGTCCTCCCAGACTCAGTCCCCTCCTCCTGCCCAGCAGAAGTCTGCCCACATTGCTGTACATCAGCCCCACTCAACCATCGCTTCTCCTCAGATGGGTATCTCTGCCACAGCTACTAATTCGTctgcctcctcctcttcttcatcatctCTTAATGCCATTCCACATGCAGGAAGCCCTCTCAAGCAGACCCCATCCAGTCCACCAGAGGAGGTACAAGTGCCCCCAACTTTAGCTGTGCTTTTAGAGGAGCTTAGGGTGTTGCAGCAAAGGCAGATCCACCAGATGCAGATGACTGAGGAGATTTGTCGGCAGGTCCTGCGCTTAGGTGGCGTCATAGGCAACCAGGATTCTGCTCAAGGATCTTTAGAGAACCACCAGAGAGCATCTGAATCTCTCTACCAATCTCTATCCTCCTCAGGTCCTTCTCAATCCACAGCTTCTTCCATAGCTTCAACCCTTCCAGCAGTGGTCACACAGACTATGAATTCAAAGTCCAATGTTACCCATACCAATGGACATAGAGCTACATATTCTTCCTCATCATCTACAACTTCCACACCATCTCTGGTCTCTTCTGTATCTTCAGTACACCCACTGTCCCTGTCACTGGGTCTCCCTCGTTACCTCCATGAGAAATCCCCCAATACCTCACTGAGCCACACCAGTGCTGTCAGTTTCCCCACTCCTGCACTACTCACCTCTAGCCTCTCTCAGGAGCAGATGCCACTCAGTTCTGCTGTAGGATCATCAAGTGGGTCAATGAGCTCTTCTGCAGGTCGTCAGCAGCATGTCTGTCGCTTTTGTGGAAAAGTTCTGAGCAGTGATTCCTCCTTGCAAATCCACCTGAGATCTCACACTGGTGAGAGGCCTTACCAATGTCCTGTCTGTCTCAGTCGCTTCACCACACGTGGGAACCTCAAGGCCCACTTTCTGCGCCATCGGGAGCAGAATCCAGAGTTATCCCTCTCCCTTCTCCCACCTGCCCTGTCAGAGCAGAGCCAATCAGGAACTGGCACTGGGGTGGTTCAGAGACGTAGGAAGCGTCGTGCAGAAGAAGAAGAGCCTTTTGCCGTTAAAGGGAGTGTGCCTGATGGCCTGGCTCTCAGTTTCCTGTCAGGACCATCTTCTCGTCTGTCTCCTTCCTCTCTGCCTCTGCCACCCAGTGTAGATCTGGCCCTCTTGTCCACTGCTCACTCCCTGCTTCAGCTCAATCGTGCATCTGCTGCAGCAGTGGTTTCAGCTTCAGCAAGTGTACAGTCCTCTTCTTCATCCACCACCtcctcttcttcatcttctgcCATTGCGGGCCATTTGAAGGGTGCTAAACAACAGAGATTTGATGAAAACACTCCTCCTCACTCCACTTTACATCCCAGTTCTCCCTATTCCCAGTTGGCCCACCTTCCTAAGATCCTCTTTCCCTCTGGCCCATCTCCACACCATCCTGGTCTGGCCCTCCTCCGCCCTCCTCACCTTGCCTCCACTCATCCCCAGCTCACCTTTCCCTTCTCCCCTTACCCCAAACCCCAgacctcttctccttcctcttcctctccatcTTCTTCAGCCGCTACCTCTGACACCTCCAAACTCCAGAGACTGGCACAGAAGCTAGAGAAGCAGCCTCCATCAAAAAATTTTAATGAAGACCAGACTAATGTTGGCACCCAGGCCAGTGACATCTCGACAAACACTAGCACTAATAGTATTTCAGAGTATAGGAGGGAAATGATGGCAGCCTTAGGTCTAAATCCTAACCTCAACAGTGAGTTGAGCACCCAGAGCATCTCAGGGTCAATCCCTTCTCTGCCCTCTTTGGCCCCTAATCAGTGTGGGATATGCCTTCGTGTGCTTAGTTGTCCCAGGGCACTACGCCTCCATCAAGCCACGCACCTGGGTGAGCGCCCTTTCCCCTGCAAGCTTTGTGGACGCTCCTTCTCCACTAAAGGTAGTCTGAGGGCTCACCTGGCCACCCACAGAGCACGACCACCCAATGCACGCACTCAGAATTCCTGTCCACTGTGTCAGCGAAAGTTCACCAATGCAGTCGTACTACAGCATCATATTCGGATGCATCTTGGGGGCCAGTTGCCTCCAGAAGGGAATGGAGATCTAGGGCACGAAGAAGCTAGTCAAATCGATAGCATCAGTCTACCTAAGAGCATCCAGTCTCATCCTCTTAATATGAGTACTACTGTTTCATCCTCAGCTGCTATCACACTACCATCAAGTAATGCTCCTGGAAAAACAACATTACCTGAAGCAGATCAAGAGTCAGATCTAGATCCGAGTGACACACCTGGCACTAGTCCAACTTCAATCATTGATCCAACTCTGGAGAAACAAGACCAGACTAGCTCCTCAACCATTGACAGGGTCAACACTAACTGTTCTCCTTTAGAAGAAGATCATGAGGGTGATGCTCATTCTGGTATTGTTAGTGCCTATTcttacagtgttttaaaagGACAGCAAAACAGGGGTCAGAACAGCACAGTTGTAAATGGTACAGTGAATGATGAAGAGAACATTCCTCTGTCCCTCTGTACCAGAACCAGTTCTCAGGACTCTCTGCCAAACCACAATGATCTCACAGGTGCTTCCCATCCTGCAGTAGTCAGTGGGTCAAAGACCAGCTCAGATTCTGCAGCTCTTGATCTTTCACCTTCATTCACACCACCCACCAGCCCCTCTCTTCAAACCCAGCCAGAACTTAGTGGCTCACTGAAAACAATGCCTGCAAATGGAAATGGGCCGAATTCTGATGACAGAGAGGAAGACACTCTCACaggctgtaaaaatgaatcttTGCCTTCGTTAGCCTCAAATAATAGAGCTCCAGACGTAGAGAGCGAGAACATGAATCTTCGGGGTGTTCAGGAAGCTAAGAAGGACGAAGTCATTAACACTCATGCAGAGGTGAATCGTGGGAGTCAAGTAAAGGATAAGGAGGCGGTTATGGTTACCCAACCTCAGCCCCAACGTCCTGAGAAACCTTACAGCTGTGTGCAGTGTGGCAAAGAATATGCCAGCCGCAGTGGACTAAAGGTATTTAGAATGAAAGTGTTGTTTATCCTAAATTGCAGTGTATTCAAGCTcatgttaataaattaatttaaaacatttgcaaGTATATATTATGTTACTGTACATGTGGTATCTTacctgtgtgtctctctgtgtgtgtgataacaGGGTCACATGAAAACCCACAGTGGAGGAATAAGTAGTGGGGCGAATGGTTCAACTGTTGCTCCACAGCCTATAGATGGAAACTGTAAAGACTCTGTGGAGTCAAGTACTCATCCAGCTAGTGAAAACATGAAAGACGGCACTGGAAATATGCTGGAGAAAAGTACAGAGAAAGGATCCTCATCAGAGGTTCCACTGGCTACTGTTGGTTCAGCGGATGGAGGTGGAGAGTCTGAGGACATGGTCTAAAAGAATGTGATTGGTAACAGAATGCAGATTGCTAATGTTTgtttaccagttttagtgagaCTTTTTACTATATTTCTGTTAGATGTAGCTCTTAAATCTGTGATACTGTAGGAAGGTAGTATCTTTTTTAACATGATAATATTAGTGCCTTTCTTTGAAGACAATGAAATGCTGATGCACACAAAGCAAGTCCTTGACATCAGATATCATGATCCTCCAAACTAGGATCCTAGGTAAAATGTGGTATTTGTGTATTACAAATGtgattaaacatgttttatataaaacaatttaGAATTTGAAAGTTTAAGAATTGTTACAGGAGGTTTTCACCTTGCATCAACATACTTTTTTAATCAGACCACATTTGGATTTTATTTAGCTTTTTGAATAACAAATTGGAAACTGAGTAATTGGATTATGACTGAATGACACAAACCACAGTCAAAGGTGTCCACACGCTGGTCTTACCCACATTTTGTACAATTGTAAATTGAATAGATTTCATGTTTCATCTTCATACAGTTATATAAGTGGAAATACTTCTTCTGAGTGATGACCAAAAGGATAAACAAGGAAATATATGATGAACTTTGGGGCTGAttaaaatatccagccaagCTTAACAGATTGTAAAtggaattaaatgaaaaaaaaaaaaacattttttacaaaGAGAATAAAATCTGTTCACAATGTGAACATATTTTAGTGAAAAGTATAAATCGAATCTGTTCAAAAATAGTTCCAGATATGATCTGAATGTGAAAAATATGTTAATGCAAAGTGTAAACACTCCCTACAAGTATGAGAATTTCTCGCTTTTGCCCATAAGATATATTTCCAATAATAATTCAGTTAAGATGAAACCCAGATAGCTGATCTGTGCCATGTTTGGCACATATAGCTCTGTTACAGCACTAGTAATGTTGTGTGCCAACTCACTGTGGGTCAACTCCATTAATCAAGGCCAAATATGGGAcataagagaactgcagattGGGGCCAAATTTTGACCACACCATCATTGCTATCTGGGAATAAATTTACCCAAAAATGAGATCATCCAAATACGGTCAGCTAATCTGTTGTTGgccagttttaatatttttatgacCATCATTCTACTGTACTAACTGATTGTTCTCAATGTAGTTGCACTGATCTCAGCACTGCTTTTCATGGTCACAGTGTACCCATAAATTCTACAGCATGTATGATTTAGTTTCACTGTGAATTTTAGTCTCCAGTAACTTGCATAAATCACATCCTGCTCAGTTCAGTGACTGATTCTTTGACTTGAACCTGAAACATACTATTCCTTTCTATACTTTCTCTGCAATGCTGCTATCAACCAGGCAATAGTAGCGCTGTGAAAGCCGAGGGTACTGTTTACACAGTGCACAATAACAAAGCATTCTAATTTGATTGACTGATAAAGCTTGACTCACTTCTAATGGACCTGAATATTCCCAGTGGTGGTCAGTAAAACCTACCAGAAAAGGAACCTTAACAGGCCTTTAGCTTTTGTGGACTTTTTTTGTCCATATGTATACATTTGTGTTGCCTGGTGATCTCTTCTGACTTCCTCCAGGGGGATGCTGCCCTTATTCAGTGTACTACACTGAAATGTACTTAGCTGTCTTtgattatttttactttgtgtTCCCCACCAATGTCTTCTAAAATGTGTTCTTATTTTGTCTTAAGAGGAGGAATAAAAGCCGAATGAATGTCATGTCATTCAGACCAATGCCTGTGTGGTGTCTCTTTATGTGGCCATTTTAGGTGTATGCTGTACTAAGTATTGTGTATAGTTTTTCGCcttttcatacattttctcCTTAGATCCAAGTAATATTTATGAAGTTGTATGTGTTAAAAGCAGGTTTAACCCATTTTTACCTGGACTAAGTAGAAAGTGGCACCTGaaatttaacagtgaaatacacaCTACATTGTACAACAAAAGCTACAAAACATAGTTTTCCATGATATGGGACTCTTAAGAACGGGAAGAGATAATTTACTGGACTGTAATTCCGTCCAAAATTCATCCCCTGGTCCTGCTGCTGTGACAGTCATTCTTCGGTCAGtgttctgtttgtctgtgtttgtgttttctcagCTTCAATGCTCTGTAAGTCTGCTCTAGAGATCTTTTGTCTACCTTTTTGGCCCCCTTTCAAAGTCTGTTTCCTTTCATATGGCTTAGCTCACCAGATCTGTGGTGTGCATGTTGATGGGTGCATGTGCGTACACTGTGTGCCcatgataatgtgtgtgtgtgtgtgtgtatgtgtgaactTGTGCAAAGTGATTGAGTGTGCAGCTGTATAGACCCTCACCCCACCCACTCCCTTCTCTCCAACACCCTCTCCCTGTGTCATGCTCGCTTTCATatgctctctctttcattttctctttcattctccctctctttcactctctctccctctctccatcctccaccCCTCCCTATGTAATGGGACTGACACACAGGAAGCTCTAATCCCTGCACAATACCCCCCCTCATCCCCCTCTCAGCGTCTCTGAGCGGGACTGGGGAAAGGGGGGACTGATCCAGCCAGCTGtccccaaaatggctcctaaTCCTGCCTCTGCAGAGCCCTTGAAACCATGACAACCGGTAACCAAGGAGAAGAATGTAGAGGTTGAGAGGGAGAGGCACAATgggccaagaaaaaaaaaagccatgtgTTAGAAGTTTGACCACACGCTTTCACAAGCGACATGAGGCATGTCTCAATCAAAAATATAGGACAGACAACACCAAATACATTTCACTCAGGACTGAGATGCCAGAGTGAAGCAGCAAAGGCTCACGGTGCTTAGTAAATaacctgtaactgcttcaacAGTATGCTGTGTTcgtctttctttttctgtgaaCAGTAATCTGCtcatgtttatatatttgatcaccttaaaaccttaaaaagaaCACGAGAATTGAAGAGAAATCAAGAATAAAGCTTCAGTCAAAAAAAGTAATTAGGCACTGTAGCTGTTTGCATATCTGAAACTAGCTGCTTATTTCATTTTGGCCCTCGTTCTTTGTAAAATGAACGGTCACAGGATTTCACCCAAGGCAGAATCTTGCATTAACAGGTTGTGTCCACAGGAGGGAGCAACAGGTGCACATAGAACACAATACATTtctgaaacattaaaatgacccacATGTTTTTACACactttgtccattttatcaactccatTTACCATAAATTTCACTTTGTTCTTTAATGCACCTTGCTCTTTAATAATCAGGACCACCATTGGGTAGGTAATATTTGAGTTTTGGATCATTCCAAGCTTTCTCGGGTGGTGGTTTTGGATGAGTGGATTGATTAGAATAGTGCTGTGTTTGATTTATACTCCCAAAAGACACAAATAATATCTGGTCTGTCGTGGCCTTGTATGAGTCTTGGTCACTGAGGAACAGTATGAAAGGTGGCTAACAACTTTAGAAAGCAAAAGACAAAAATCTGTAGCTGTTGGACTACCAAGTTCAcctttggtcagtggagcttatGCAATGAAAAATAAGTGTAGAAATTTACGTATTAGACTTTACGAGATTTTACGAGATTACGGCTAATTTACGTATGAGGATCAAGATGGCACAATGTAAAGTTTTTTCACTAATAGTATTAGCTGTGACTGCAATTCAACCACATAAATAACCACAGAGAGTTAAGACTGACTGAAGAAAGTGGAACAAAGTCTCAGATCTTTGCTATTTTCCAGGTTTTCAATGAAAGAAACTGTTGCAAGATCATCTTTATACAAAGGGAAGCAGGAAGCATCAGTGTCCAATCTACACAAGGTCACAATTTTCTCATCTCCCACCC belongs to Hoplias malabaricus isolate fHopMal1 chromosome 9, fHopMal1.hap1, whole genome shotgun sequence and includes:
- the si:ch211-212k18.5 gene encoding sal-like protein 2, translated to MSRRKQKRPQQLVNADPGGARLTPQDDQLSVKSPSTSLASEATSSSSSSSSPSSLHDCQPPLAPRPSPGGLHAPSLPNENSSPPHWASHITPYTTSLPNTHSSLSPDFPHPSLSSQTQSPPPAQQKSAHIAVHQPHSTIASPQMGISATATNSSASSSSSSSLNAIPHAGSPLKQTPSSPPEEVQVPPTLAVLLEELRVLQQRQIHQMQMTEEICRQVLRLGGVIGNQDSAQGSLENHQRASESLYQSLSSSGPSQSTASSIASTLPAVVTQTMNSKSNVTHTNGHRATYSSSSSTTSTPSLVSSVSSVHPLSLSLGLPRYLHEKSPNTSLSHTSAVSFPTPALLTSSLSQEQMPLSSAVGSSSGSMSSSAGRQQHVCRFCGKVLSSDSSLQIHLRSHTGERPYQCPVCLSRFTTRGNLKAHFLRHREQNPELSLSLLPPALSEQSQSGTGTGVVQRRRKRRAEEEEPFAVKGSVPDGLALSFLSGPSSRLSPSSLPLPPSVDLALLSTAHSLLQLNRASAAAVVSASASVQSSSSSTTSSSSSSAIAGHLKGAKQQRFDENTPPHSTLHPSSPYSQLAHLPKILFPSGPSPHHPGLALLRPPHLASTHPQLTFPFSPYPKPQTSSPSSSSPSSSAATSDTSKLQRLAQKLEKQPPSKNFNEDQTNVGTQASDISTNTSTNSISEYRREMMAALGLNPNLNSELSTQSISGSIPSLPSLAPNQCGICLRVLSCPRALRLHQATHLGERPFPCKLCGRSFSTKGSLRAHLATHRARPPNARTQNSCPLCQRKFTNAVVLQHHIRMHLGGQLPPEGNGDLGHEEASQIDSISLPKSIQSHPLNMSTTVSSSAAITLPSSNAPGKTTLPEADQESDLDPSDTPGTSPTSIIDPTLEKQDQTSSSTIDRVNTNCSPLEEDHEGDAHSGIVSAYSYSVLKGQQNRGQNSTVVNGTVNDEENIPLSLCTRTSSQDSLPNHNDLTGASHPAVVSGSKTSSDSAALDLSPSFTPPTSPSLQTQPELSGSLKTMPANGNGPNSDDREEDTLTGCKNESLPSLASNNRAPDVESENMNLRGVQEAKKDEVINTHAEVNRGSQVKDKEAVMVTQPQPQRPEKPYSCVQCGKEYASRSGLKGHMKTHSGGISSGANGSTVAPQPIDGNCKDSVESSTHPASENMKDGTGNMLEKSTEKGSSSEVPLATVGSADGGGESEDMV